One genomic window of Quercus robur chromosome 6, dhQueRobu3.1, whole genome shotgun sequence includes the following:
- the LOC126689586 gene encoding uncharacterized protein LOC126689586 — protein MEFPSSKPLSCSYIIIFSILLVFNIFHNTTGITTRLPNNETVPAVIIFGDSIVDTGNNNYIETAVKCDFPPYGRDFNGGKPTGRFSNGKVPADFLAEIFGVKKILPAYLDPNLQLQDLLTGVSFASGGAGYDPLTAKIVSVLSLSDQLDLFRNYIKKIKEAVGESRTATILSKSIFIVCTGSDDIANTYFSTPFRRAHYDIPGYTDLMVRSATSFLQELYGLGARRIGVVSLPSIGCVPSQRTVAGGILRGCSESANQAAILFNSKLSSQMDSINKRLPDARLVYLDLYNPLLAIIQNPSQYGFQEANKGCCGTGKIEVSILCTSFSPETCTNASEYVFWDSYHPSELASKILTPLVVDDYIYKFFRGLFLQCSNLLDFSLFMIMKMFCKLRLCVSNSAINVPKKKLGLSEFSPLVFPCKLEEESRFSYIRMNFHPGNSVFSTSFIIFFVIIFFLNDGCAMILPKNETGQVPAVFVFGDSIVDTGNNNHINTLIKCNFPPYGKDFKGAKPTGRFSNGRVPSDFIAEELGLKELLPAYLDSNLKLQDLLSGVSFASGGAGYDPLTSMIISALSLPDQLEMFKNYIKKIKAAAGEDRMASILSKGIYMLSIGTDDIANTYFLRMFQYDINSYTDLMINSSLSFLQELYALGVRRIGVLSIPAIGCLPMQRTLRGGLQRSCSVSLNQAAILFNSKLSAQLVNLNKKLPAAKLVYMDMYYRLLHLIQHPTEHGFEVVDNGCCGTGDFEAGILFCAYNPNTCKDDTKYIFWDSYHPTERAYALLTSQMIKETIHKFF, from the exons ATGGAGTTTCCCTCATCAAAACCTCTTTCTTGTTCctatataattattttctcaATCCTCCTCGTGTTCAACATTTTCCATAACACTACTGGCATCACTACAAGGCTGCCTAACAATGAAACAGTTCCTGCAGTTATAATCTTTGGAGATTCAATTGTGGATACGGGCAACAACAACTACATTGAAACTGCGGTTAAGTGTGATTTCCCACCATATGGGAGAGATTTCAATGGTGGAAAACCAACTGGAAGGTTTAGCAATGGAAAGGTCCCAGCAGACTTTTTAG CTGAAATATTTGGTGTTAAGAAGATTCTACCGGCTTATCTTGATCCAAATCTTCAGCTTCAAGACCTCCTTACTGGTGTAAGTTTTGCCTCTGGCGGTGCAGGATATGATCCTCTCACTGCTAAAATTGTG TCTGTCTTATCGTTATCAGATCAATTAGACTTGTTCAGAAATTACATAAAGAAGATAAAGGAAGCAGTAGGAGAAAGCAGAACAGCTACTATACTGTCAAAAAGTATATTCATAGTGTGCACAGGGAGCGATGACATTGCAAATACTTATTTTTCTACACCGTTTAGGAGAGCCCATTATGATATTCCCGGATATACTGATCTAATGGTTAGATCAGCTACAAGTTTCTTGCAG GAACTTTATGGACTAGGAGCAAGAAGGATTGGAGTAGTAAGCTTACCATCAATAGGGTGCGTGCCATCACAGCGAACAGTGGCTGGAGGCATACTGAGAGGGTGTTCTGAGTCTGCAAACCAAGCAGCAATTCTCTTCAATTCAAAGCTCTCCTCCCAAATGGATTCCATCAATAAAAGACTTCCAGACGCTAGGCTTGTTTATTTAGATCTCTATAACCCGTTGCTTGCCATCATCCAAAACCCATCTCAATATG GATTTCAAGAGGCAAACAAAGGATGCTGTGGCACAGGGAAAATAGAGGTCAGCATTTTATGTACCAGTTTTTCACCAGAGACATGTACCAACGCCTCTGAATATGTATTCTGGGACAGTTATCATCCCTCAGAGCTGGCCTCTAAAATCCTTACCCCATTAGTCGTGGATGACTATATCTACAAATTCTTCAGAGGGT TATTTCTGCAATGTTCCAATCTACtagatttttctttattcatGATTATGAAAATGTTCTGTAAACTGAGACTATGTGTCAGCAATTCTGCAATTAATGTTCCA aaaaagaaattgggTCTTTCAGAATTTTCTCCTCTCGTTTTTCCTTGTAAACTTGAAGAAGAAAGTAGATTTTCATATATTAGAATGAACTTCCACCCTGGAAATTCTGTTTTTTCTacttcattcattattttctttgtcattatatttttccttaatgaTGGATGTGCCATGATACTGCCTAAAAATGAAACAGGTCAAGTTCCAGCAGTTTTTGTATTTGGAGATTCAATCGTGGATACAGGAAACAACAACCATATCAATACTTTAATAAAGTGCAATTTCCCACCATATGGGAAAGATTTCAAAGGAGCAAAACCTACTGGAAGGTTTAGCAATGGAAGGGTTCCCTCAGACTTCATAG CTGAAGAGTTAGGTCTCAAGGAGCTCTTGCCAGCTTATTTGGACTCAAACTTGAAACTTCAAGACCTTCTTAGTGGCGTAAGTTTTGCCTCTGGTGGTGCAGGATATGATCCTCTCACATCCATGATAATA TCTGCCTTATCATTGCCAGATCAATTAGAGATGTTCAAGAAttacataaagaaaataaaggcAGCAGCGGGTGAAGACAGAATGGCCTCTATACTATCAAAAGGAATATACATGTTGAGCATAGGGACTGATGACATTGCAAATACTTATTTTCTCAGGATGTTTCAGTATGATATCAATTCTTATACGGATCTAATGATCAATTCATCTCTAAGTTTCTTGCAA GAACTCTATGCATTGGGTGTGAGAAGGATTGGAGTGTTAAGTATACCAGCAATAGGGTGTTTGCCGATGCAAAGAACACTGAGAGGAGGCTTACAAAGAAGTTGTTCAGTGTCTTTAAACCAAGCAGCGATTCTCTTCAACTCCAAGCTCTCGGCTCAATTGGTTAATCTCAACAAAAAGCTTCCAGCAGCTAAACTCGTCTACATGGATATGTACTATCGATTACTTCACCTTATCCAACACCCTACAGAACATG GATTTGAAGTAGTGGATAATGGATGTTGTGGCACGGGAGATTTTGAGGCTGGCATCTTATTTTGTGCTTACAATCCAAATACATGCAAGGATGACACTAAATACATCTTCTGGGACAGTTATCACCCCACTGAACGAGCTTATGCCTTGCTAACCTCTCAGATGATTAAGGAAACCATTCATAAATTTTTCTAA